DNA sequence from the Terriglobales bacterium genome:
GATGTTCCTGATCGTGGGACTGCTGGAGGAGTTCACGCTGCGCGGGTATCCGTTGTACACGCTGGCGTCGGGCATGGGGTTCTGGCCGGCGGCGATTTTGACTTCGGGGTTGTTCGTGGCGGCGCACCTGGGGAATCCGGGCGAGACCTGGATGGGGCTGACGGATGTTTTCCTGATCGGCGTGTTTTTGTGTTTGACGCTGTGGCGGACGGGGGACCTGTGGTTTGCGGTGATGTTCCACGCGTCGTGGGACTGGGGGCTGACCTATTTTTACTCGGTGCCGAACAGCGGCGCGACCGCGACAGGACACCTGTTCAACGTGCAGGTGCAGGGACCAAAGTGGCTCTCGGGCGGGAGCGCGGGGCCGGAGGGCAGCATTATCAACTTGTTCTTCGACCTGCTGGGATTCGTGGTGTTCCTGGCGTTTTACCGACACCGTAAATGGGTGGGGATGAACGACCGGCGCAAGACGGTGCAGACTTCGGCGAGCGTGACTCTCGACGCGTCGGCGTTAACGGGAAACAGCTAGCAGACCCTGACCACCATATGTTGTATTTGCCGGGATTTCGCTTGAGGGTACCCCCCACCCCCTCCCAAGTTACAAAACAAAGCACTTGTACGACGGACTATGAAAACAAAGCACTTATAAGTCGCTGATTTTGCAGCTAGTTACATTATCAATTTGATAACAAAGAACTTAGCTGTGGGTACAAGATGTTGTGTTCTGCTCACTGCTTTTAGCTGTCAGCTATTGGCTCTTAGTCGGCAAATTCATTACCAACATTTTCAGGATAGCAATTTGGGCGGGGGCAACAAGGTTTTGAAATTTATTTTGCGAGTGTTTTCAGGAGTTTGCGGGGAAAAGGGCGTCGTGACCCCCTTGACACGCTCCGAGCAGGCAGTGCCGAACAGAACAAAAAAGATAACCACAGAGACGCAGAGA
Encoded proteins:
- a CDS encoding CPBP family intramembrane glutamic endopeptidase — its product is MSNNGNLNPEFSTPNDAQPAATQQSVIRKIFFGPNGLRAGWRFAIYVALSFVLGYVFRYLRQAVYPLPKRVPGEGLEPVREIIVRGSGFLVAAVAAWIMARIEREKWEHYGLPVRRVFSLDSFVGLVWGFVALTFVMGGLWLAGAYRIEGLALSGGAIWKFAALWGVMFLIVGLLEEFTLRGYPLYTLASGMGFWPAAILTSGLFVAAHLGNPGETWMGLTDVFLIGVFLCLTLWRTGDLWFAVMFHASWDWGLTYFYSVPNSGATATGHLFNVQVQGPKWLSGGSAGPEGSIINLFFDLLGFVVFLAFYRHRKWVGMNDRRKTVQTSASVTLDASALTGNS